From the Gasterosteus aculeatus chromosome 13, fGasAcu3.hap1.1, whole genome shotgun sequence genome, one window contains:
- the fam189a2 gene encoding endosomal transmembrane epsin interactor 1 isoform X3: MSLPVLLPGSCCPVAGAPQLAEQPYRTRPRGPSASSRVPGGGSRLLLPGRPLLSLGLLQLLLGGSMVALCFGARSLSSAAPVRTSCPFWAGSSVILSGIVGLTTWRRPMLLLVNVFVLLSLVCVLLNLAGFILCCQGAQLVSSMTSCQLSEAGDVCYCCAVSPSSNCPQEQLLQLHPAPSCSTMRVLLKKVLFALCALNALTTAVCLMAAALRYLQIFSARTQCLDEHRAPDEEGEDPGQGPDPDEFVAPAPPPSYFSTFYSYTPRLARRILGDGVIPLPHIYGSRIKGVEVFCPLDPPPPYEVVAGSSTDAARQETEVVPREWTTNPTAPVPCVPDGSPQMVSASPGTNPQILPLPPPSPPPPPQQQSSPALTPCRKVRIQRSNSDPVLMDLAAKVQSSSVAPSLQTTDSATQTSQPTLASCAQGQVTLRRGGGRTPRRPRPSSMVDYQSYRHTQQLVRKILDQPAAQGLVPEVQELVDSIRNVLQSDQEHMEEAVRCASYIEQVFTDSQMDPSQPAESHSVTFPRPRRTRTRRRPRLLHLQSCGDLSSFTCESVERRGNHPGAAWRGGSGPTSRTGSRLDRPERPHSLIGVFRETVL; the protein is encoded by the exons ATGTCGCTCCCGGTGCTGCTGCCGGGGTCTTGCTGTCCGGTCGCCGGGGCTCCGCAGCTCGCCGAGCAGCCCTACCGAACCCGACCGCGCGGGCCGTCCGCCTCGTCGCGGGTCCCGGGCGGCGGCTcgcggctgctgctgcccggGCGGCCGCTGCTCTCCCTGGgcttgctgcagctgctgctcggcGGCTCCATGGTGGCGCTGTGCTTCGGAGCGCGGTCCCTCAGCAGCGCGGCCCCCGTGCGGACCTCCTGCCCCTTCTGGGCGGGCTCCTCG GTCATACTGTCAGGCATCGTAGGTCTCACCACATGGAGGAGGCCTATGCTGTTACTG gtaaacgtctttgtcctgctgtcgttggtgtgtgtgctgcttaACCTGGCTGGATTCATCCTGTGCTGCCAGGGGGCCCAGCTGGTTTCCAGTATGACCAGCTGCCAACTG AGTGAGGCTGGAGATGTGTGTTACTGCTGCGCCGTCTCCCCGAGCTCCAACTGCCCCcaggagcagctgctgcagctccacccggccccctcctgcagcaccatgCGGGTGCTGCTCAAG AAGGTGCTGTTTGCGCTGTGCGCCCTGAACGCGCTGACCACCGCCGTGTGCCTCATGGCGGCCGCGCTGAGATACCTGCAGATCTTCAGCGCGAGGACACAGTGCCTG GACGAGCACAGGGCCCCTGATGAGGAAGGGGAGGACCCTGGTCAGGGGCCAGACCCAGATGAGTTTGTGGCCCCTGCCCCTCCCCCATCCTACTTCTCCACTTTCTACTCTTACACGCCACGCCTGGCTCGCCG GATCCTTGGGGACGGCGTGATCCCTCTGCCTCACATCTACGGGTCTCGGATCAAAGGGGTGGAGGTCTTCTGTCCtcttgacccccctcccccgtacGAGGTTGTTGCCGGCAGCTCCACCGACGCAGCCAGACAG gaGACGGAGGTTGTTCCGAGGGAGTGGACGACAAACCCAACTGCACCAGTACCATGTGTTCCAG ACGGGAGTCCACAAATGGTATCGGCATCACCAGGCACCAACCCCCAGATCctgcctctcccccctccctctcctcctcctccgccacagCAGCAGTCCTCTCCAGCACTGACCCCCTGCAGGAAGGTGAGGATCCAGCGCTCCAACAGTGACCCGGTGTTGATGGACCTCGCCGCTAAAG TGCAGAGCAGCAGTGTCGCTCCGTCGCTTCAGACCACAGATTCGGCCACCCAGACCTCCCAGCCCACGCTGGCCTCCTGCGCCCAGGGCCAGGTCACTCTGAGACGGGGCGGCGGCAGGACGCCGCGCCGGCCCCGGCCCTCCTCCATGGTGGACTACCAGAGCTACCGGCACACGCAGCAGCTGGTCAGGAAGATCCTGGATCAGCCGGCTGCCCAGGGCCTGGTCCCGGAGGTCCAGGAGCTGGTGGACAGCATACGGAACGTCCTGCAGTCGGACCAGGAGCACATGGAGGAGGCCGTGCGCTGTGCCAGCTACATAGAACAG GTGTTCACTGACTCCCAAATGGATCCCAGTCAGCCAGCAGAGAGTCACTCGGTGACCTTTCCTCGCCcccggaggacgaggacgaggaggaggcccCGCCTGCTGCACCTGCAGAGCTGCGGGGACCTCAGCTCATTCACCTGTGAGTCGGTGGAGCGACGTGGAAACCATCCCGGGGCGGCCTGGAGAGGGGGCTCAGGGCCGACCTCGAGGACAGGGTCCCGTCTGGATCGCCCTGAACGCCCACACAGCCTGATCGGAGTCTTTAGAGAGACGGTGCTTTGA
- the fam189a2 gene encoding endosomal transmembrane epsin interactor 1 isoform X1, translating to MSLPVLLPGSCCPVAGAPQLAEQPYRTRPRGPSASSRVPGGGSRLLLPGRPLLSLGLLQLLLGGSMVALCFGARSLSSAAPVRTSCPFWAGSSVILSGIVGLTTWRRPMLLLVNVFVLLSLVCVLLNLAGFILCCQGAQLVSSMTSCQLSEAGDVCYCCAVSPSSNCPQEQLLQLHPAPSCSTMRVLLKVLFALCALNALTTAVCLMAAALRYLQIFSARTQCLDEHRAPDEEGEDPGQGPDPDEFVAPAPPPSYFSTFYSYTPRLARRILGDGVIPLPHIYGSRIKGVEVFCPLDPPPPYEVVAGSSTDAARQETEVVPREWTTNPTAPVPCVPDGSPQMVSASPGTNPQILPLPPPSPPPPPQQQSSPALTPCRKVRIQRSNSDPVLMDLAAKVQSSSVAPSLQTTDSATQTSQPTLASCAQGQVTLRRGGGRTPRRPRPSSMVDYQSYRHTQQLVRKILDQPAAQGLVPEVQELVDSIRNVLQSDQEHMEEAVRCASYIEQVFTDSQMDPSQPAESHSVTFPRPRRTRTRRRPRLLHLQSCGDLSSFTCESVERRGNHPGAAWRGGSGPTSRTGSRLDRPERPHSLIGVFRETVL from the exons ATGTCGCTCCCGGTGCTGCTGCCGGGGTCTTGCTGTCCGGTCGCCGGGGCTCCGCAGCTCGCCGAGCAGCCCTACCGAACCCGACCGCGCGGGCCGTCCGCCTCGTCGCGGGTCCCGGGCGGCGGCTcgcggctgctgctgcccggGCGGCCGCTGCTCTCCCTGGgcttgctgcagctgctgctcggcGGCTCCATGGTGGCGCTGTGCTTCGGAGCGCGGTCCCTCAGCAGCGCGGCCCCCGTGCGGACCTCCTGCCCCTTCTGGGCGGGCTCCTCG GTCATACTGTCAGGCATCGTAGGTCTCACCACATGGAGGAGGCCTATGCTGTTACTG gtaaacgtctttgtcctgctgtcgttggtgtgtgtgctgcttaACCTGGCTGGATTCATCCTGTGCTGCCAGGGGGCCCAGCTGGTTTCCAGTATGACCAGCTGCCAACTG AGTGAGGCTGGAGATGTGTGTTACTGCTGCGCCGTCTCCCCGAGCTCCAACTGCCCCcaggagcagctgctgcagctccacccggccccctcctgcagcaccatgCGGGTGCTGCTCAAG GTGCTGTTTGCGCTGTGCGCCCTGAACGCGCTGACCACCGCCGTGTGCCTCATGGCGGCCGCGCTGAGATACCTGCAGATCTTCAGCGCGAGGACACAGTGCCTG GACGAGCACAGGGCCCCTGATGAGGAAGGGGAGGACCCTGGTCAGGGGCCAGACCCAGATGAGTTTGTGGCCCCTGCCCCTCCCCCATCCTACTTCTCCACTTTCTACTCTTACACGCCACGCCTGGCTCGCCG GATCCTTGGGGACGGCGTGATCCCTCTGCCTCACATCTACGGGTCTCGGATCAAAGGGGTGGAGGTCTTCTGTCCtcttgacccccctcccccgtacGAGGTTGTTGCCGGCAGCTCCACCGACGCAGCCAGACAG gaGACGGAGGTTGTTCCGAGGGAGTGGACGACAAACCCAACTGCACCAGTACCATGTGTTCCAG ACGGGAGTCCACAAATGGTATCGGCATCACCAGGCACCAACCCCCAGATCctgcctctcccccctccctctcctcctcctccgccacagCAGCAGTCCTCTCCAGCACTGACCCCCTGCAGGAAGGTGAGGATCCAGCGCTCCAACAGTGACCCGGTGTTGATGGACCTCGCCGCTAAAG TGCAGAGCAGCAGTGTCGCTCCGTCGCTTCAGACCACAGATTCGGCCACCCAGACCTCCCAGCCCACGCTGGCCTCCTGCGCCCAGGGCCAGGTCACTCTGAGACGGGGCGGCGGCAGGACGCCGCGCCGGCCCCGGCCCTCCTCCATGGTGGACTACCAGAGCTACCGGCACACGCAGCAGCTGGTCAGGAAGATCCTGGATCAGCCGGCTGCCCAGGGCCTGGTCCCGGAGGTCCAGGAGCTGGTGGACAGCATACGGAACGTCCTGCAGTCGGACCAGGAGCACATGGAGGAGGCCGTGCGCTGTGCCAGCTACATAGAACAG GTGTTCACTGACTCCCAAATGGATCCCAGTCAGCCAGCAGAGAGTCACTCGGTGACCTTTCCTCGCCcccggaggacgaggacgaggaggaggcccCGCCTGCTGCACCTGCAGAGCTGCGGGGACCTCAGCTCATTCACCTGTGAGTCGGTGGAGCGACGTGGAAACCATCCCGGGGCGGCCTGGAGAGGGGGCTCAGGGCCGACCTCGAGGACAGGGTCCCGTCTGGATCGCCCTGAACGCCCACACAGCCTGATCGGAGTCTTTAGAGAGACGGTGCTTTGA
- the fam189a2 gene encoding endosomal transmembrane epsin interactor 1 isoform X2: MSLPVLLPGSCCPVAGAPQLAEQPYRTRPRGPSASSRVPGGGSRLLLPGRPLLSLGLLQLLLGGSMVALCFGARSLSSAAPVRTSCPFWAGSSVILSGIVGLTTWRRPMLLLVNVFVLLSLVCVLLNLAGFILCCQGAQLVSSMTSCQLSEAGDVCYCCAVSPSSNCPQEQLLQLHPAPSCSTMRVLLKDEHRAPDEEGEDPGQGPDPDEFVAPAPPPSYFSTFYSYTPRLARRILGDGVIPLPHIYGSRIKGVEVFCPLDPPPPYEVVAGSSTDAARQETEVVPREWTTNPTAPVPCVPDGSPQMVSASPGTNPQILPLPPPSPPPPPQQQSSPALTPCRKVRIQRSNSDPVLMDLAAKVQSSSVAPSLQTTDSATQTSQPTLASCAQGQVTLRRGGGRTPRRPRPSSMVDYQSYRHTQQLVRKILDQPAAQGLVPEVQELVDSIRNVLQSDQEHMEEAVRCASYIEQVFTDSQMDPSQPAESHSVTFPRPRRTRTRRRPRLLHLQSCGDLSSFTCESVERRGNHPGAAWRGGSGPTSRTGSRLDRPERPHSLIGVFRETVL; encoded by the exons ATGTCGCTCCCGGTGCTGCTGCCGGGGTCTTGCTGTCCGGTCGCCGGGGCTCCGCAGCTCGCCGAGCAGCCCTACCGAACCCGACCGCGCGGGCCGTCCGCCTCGTCGCGGGTCCCGGGCGGCGGCTcgcggctgctgctgcccggGCGGCCGCTGCTCTCCCTGGgcttgctgcagctgctgctcggcGGCTCCATGGTGGCGCTGTGCTTCGGAGCGCGGTCCCTCAGCAGCGCGGCCCCCGTGCGGACCTCCTGCCCCTTCTGGGCGGGCTCCTCG GTCATACTGTCAGGCATCGTAGGTCTCACCACATGGAGGAGGCCTATGCTGTTACTG gtaaacgtctttgtcctgctgtcgttggtgtgtgtgctgcttaACCTGGCTGGATTCATCCTGTGCTGCCAGGGGGCCCAGCTGGTTTCCAGTATGACCAGCTGCCAACTG AGTGAGGCTGGAGATGTGTGTTACTGCTGCGCCGTCTCCCCGAGCTCCAACTGCCCCcaggagcagctgctgcagctccacccggccccctcctgcagcaccatgCGGGTGCTGCTCAAG GACGAGCACAGGGCCCCTGATGAGGAAGGGGAGGACCCTGGTCAGGGGCCAGACCCAGATGAGTTTGTGGCCCCTGCCCCTCCCCCATCCTACTTCTCCACTTTCTACTCTTACACGCCACGCCTGGCTCGCCG GATCCTTGGGGACGGCGTGATCCCTCTGCCTCACATCTACGGGTCTCGGATCAAAGGGGTGGAGGTCTTCTGTCCtcttgacccccctcccccgtacGAGGTTGTTGCCGGCAGCTCCACCGACGCAGCCAGACAG gaGACGGAGGTTGTTCCGAGGGAGTGGACGACAAACCCAACTGCACCAGTACCATGTGTTCCAG ACGGGAGTCCACAAATGGTATCGGCATCACCAGGCACCAACCCCCAGATCctgcctctcccccctccctctcctcctcctccgccacagCAGCAGTCCTCTCCAGCACTGACCCCCTGCAGGAAGGTGAGGATCCAGCGCTCCAACAGTGACCCGGTGTTGATGGACCTCGCCGCTAAAG TGCAGAGCAGCAGTGTCGCTCCGTCGCTTCAGACCACAGATTCGGCCACCCAGACCTCCCAGCCCACGCTGGCCTCCTGCGCCCAGGGCCAGGTCACTCTGAGACGGGGCGGCGGCAGGACGCCGCGCCGGCCCCGGCCCTCCTCCATGGTGGACTACCAGAGCTACCGGCACACGCAGCAGCTGGTCAGGAAGATCCTGGATCAGCCGGCTGCCCAGGGCCTGGTCCCGGAGGTCCAGGAGCTGGTGGACAGCATACGGAACGTCCTGCAGTCGGACCAGGAGCACATGGAGGAGGCCGTGCGCTGTGCCAGCTACATAGAACAG GTGTTCACTGACTCCCAAATGGATCCCAGTCAGCCAGCAGAGAGTCACTCGGTGACCTTTCCTCGCCcccggaggacgaggacgaggaggaggcccCGCCTGCTGCACCTGCAGAGCTGCGGGGACCTCAGCTCATTCACCTGTGAGTCGGTGGAGCGACGTGGAAACCATCCCGGGGCGGCCTGGAGAGGGGGCTCAGGGCCGACCTCGAGGACAGGGTCCCGTCTGGATCGCCCTGAACGCCCACACAGCCTGATCGGAGTCTTTAGAGAGACGGTGCTTTGA
- the fam189a2 gene encoding endosomal transmembrane epsin interactor 1 isoform X4 — MKTFNTFEHSFCYKDGRLKVNVFVLLSLVCVLLNLAGFILCCQGAQLVSSMTSCQLSEAGDVCYCCAVSPSSNCPQEQLLQLHPAPSCSTMRVLLKKVLFALCALNALTTAVCLMAAALRYLQIFSARTQCLDEHRAPDEEGEDPGQGPDPDEFVAPAPPPSYFSTFYSYTPRLARRILGDGVIPLPHIYGSRIKGVEVFCPLDPPPPYEVVAGSSTDAARQETEVVPREWTTNPTAPVPCVPDGSPQMVSASPGTNPQILPLPPPSPPPPPQQQSSPALTPCRKVRIQRSNSDPVLMDLAAKVQSSSVAPSLQTTDSATQTSQPTLASCAQGQVTLRRGGGRTPRRPRPSSMVDYQSYRHTQQLVRKILDQPAAQGLVPEVQELVDSIRNVLQSDQEHMEEAVRCASYIEQVFTDSQMDPSQPAESHSVTFPRPRRTRTRRRPRLLHLQSCGDLSSFTCESVERRGNHPGAAWRGGSGPTSRTGSRLDRPERPHSLIGVFRETVL; from the exons ATGAAAACCTTTAACACGTTTGAACATTCCTTCTGCTACAAAGATGGCAGACTGAAG gtaaacgtctttgtcctgctgtcgttggtgtgtgtgctgcttaACCTGGCTGGATTCATCCTGTGCTGCCAGGGGGCCCAGCTGGTTTCCAGTATGACCAGCTGCCAACTG AGTGAGGCTGGAGATGTGTGTTACTGCTGCGCCGTCTCCCCGAGCTCCAACTGCCCCcaggagcagctgctgcagctccacccggccccctcctgcagcaccatgCGGGTGCTGCTCAAG AAGGTGCTGTTTGCGCTGTGCGCCCTGAACGCGCTGACCACCGCCGTGTGCCTCATGGCGGCCGCGCTGAGATACCTGCAGATCTTCAGCGCGAGGACACAGTGCCTG GACGAGCACAGGGCCCCTGATGAGGAAGGGGAGGACCCTGGTCAGGGGCCAGACCCAGATGAGTTTGTGGCCCCTGCCCCTCCCCCATCCTACTTCTCCACTTTCTACTCTTACACGCCACGCCTGGCTCGCCG GATCCTTGGGGACGGCGTGATCCCTCTGCCTCACATCTACGGGTCTCGGATCAAAGGGGTGGAGGTCTTCTGTCCtcttgacccccctcccccgtacGAGGTTGTTGCCGGCAGCTCCACCGACGCAGCCAGACAG gaGACGGAGGTTGTTCCGAGGGAGTGGACGACAAACCCAACTGCACCAGTACCATGTGTTCCAG ACGGGAGTCCACAAATGGTATCGGCATCACCAGGCACCAACCCCCAGATCctgcctctcccccctccctctcctcctcctccgccacagCAGCAGTCCTCTCCAGCACTGACCCCCTGCAGGAAGGTGAGGATCCAGCGCTCCAACAGTGACCCGGTGTTGATGGACCTCGCCGCTAAAG TGCAGAGCAGCAGTGTCGCTCCGTCGCTTCAGACCACAGATTCGGCCACCCAGACCTCCCAGCCCACGCTGGCCTCCTGCGCCCAGGGCCAGGTCACTCTGAGACGGGGCGGCGGCAGGACGCCGCGCCGGCCCCGGCCCTCCTCCATGGTGGACTACCAGAGCTACCGGCACACGCAGCAGCTGGTCAGGAAGATCCTGGATCAGCCGGCTGCCCAGGGCCTGGTCCCGGAGGTCCAGGAGCTGGTGGACAGCATACGGAACGTCCTGCAGTCGGACCAGGAGCACATGGAGGAGGCCGTGCGCTGTGCCAGCTACATAGAACAG GTGTTCACTGACTCCCAAATGGATCCCAGTCAGCCAGCAGAGAGTCACTCGGTGACCTTTCCTCGCCcccggaggacgaggacgaggaggaggcccCGCCTGCTGCACCTGCAGAGCTGCGGGGACCTCAGCTCATTCACCTGTGAGTCGGTGGAGCGACGTGGAAACCATCCCGGGGCGGCCTGGAGAGGGGGCTCAGGGCCGACCTCGAGGACAGGGTCCCGTCTGGATCGCCCTGAACGCCCACACAGCCTGATCGGAGTCTTTAGAGAGACGGTGCTTTGA